In a single window of the Labrus mixtus chromosome 20, fLabMix1.1, whole genome shotgun sequence genome:
- the LOC132954552 gene encoding proton channel OTOP2-like isoform X2, which produces MRTVAQKMLRTCNKFFSRKTPNDVVEGHPSNIETAAHMDNIQHLASPSHQPNLEAAREHVHHVEAVLERAHHGGGWLLSGIICINILILGCALVSGSAFNSVAITAVHRQIFLIVLLLLTMLWMLFYTAVTSRMDQAIVFKDSHAGPVWLRGGFLVFGLLSLLMDIFKIATYAGCGLTLTLSTNLVVWMAAVTEESLHQTEIPDLYVNVSHKMYRANYGDKCKCSHSACDTFKEAFYYLYPFNIEYSLFASALAYVMWKNVGRLVEDHSHPRVKFRPKEVCFGPLTGILLVVAGLVTFIMYEVDILTEDEEKRNLALLIHFVMNIVIVSLMSLATVIGCIVYRLDHREHVSEKNPTRSLDVGLLVGSSIGQFIISYFSIVALLATGARGYLNALNLSWALLTVLQLGLQNYFIIEGLNREPFHVMQEAALHTNAHAYTEMSNRSTYRLTSTKNKLNWKRRILKEVSAFLLLANIILWIMPAFGARPQFDHPTEIKFYKFTMWAAIVNIGLPFGIFYRMHSVASLFEVYLFS; this is translated from the exons ATGAGAACTGTAGCTCAAAAGATGCTCCGGACCTGCAACAAATTTTTCTCTAG aaaaacacctAACGATGTCGTGGAGGGGCATCCGTCTAACATTGAGACTGCAGCACATATGGACAACATCCAACATTTGGCCAGTCCTTCACATCAACCCAATCTGGAGGCAGCTAGAGAGCACGTTCACCATGTGGAGGCAGTATTGGAGAGGGCGCATCATGGGGGTGGATGGCTTCTGTCTGGCATCATCTGCATCAACATCCTGATCCTGGGCTGTGCTCTGGTCAGCGGCAGTGCCTTCAACAGTGTGGCCATTACTGCTGTGCACAGGCAAATCTTCCTCatcgttctcctcctcctcacaatGCTGTGGATGCTGTTTTACACGGCCGTCACCTCTCGGATGGACCAAGCCATCGTGTTCAAAGATAGCCATGCTGGCCCCGTGTGGCTCCGAG GTGGATTTTTGGTGTTTGGGCTTCTCAGTCTCCTAATGGACATCTTCAAGATTGCCACCTATGCGGG GTGTGGACTCACTCTTACGCTTTCAACAAACCTGGTGGTGTGGATGGCAGCCGTGACAGAGGAATCGCTTCACCAAACAGAGATTCCTGACCTGTATGTAAATGTCTCACACAAGATGTACAGAG CCAACTATGGTGACAAGTGTAAATGCAGCCACTCTGCGTGTGACACCTTCAAAGAGGCCTTCTACTACCTGTACCCCTTCAACATAGAGTACAGCCTCTTTGCTTCGGCGTTGGCCTACGTCATGTGGAAAAACGTCGGCCGACTTGTTGAGGACCACAGCCACCCTCGTGTCAAATTTCGTCCCAAGGAGGTGTGTTTCGGACCTTTGACGGGAATCCTCCTGGTGGTCGCAGGACTTGTAACATTCATAATGTATGAGGTGGACATCCTAACAGAGGACGAGGAGAAAAGAAACTTGGCTCTTCTCATTCATTTTGTCATGAATATAGTGATAGTGAGTCTGATGTCCCTCGCCACCGTGATCGGCTGCATCGTCTACAGGCTGGACCACAGGGAGCACGTGTCGGAGAAGAACCCCACTCGCAGCCTGGACGTGGGGCTGCTGGTCGGGTCCTCGATCGGCCAGTTCATCATCAGCTACTTCAGCATCGTGGCCCTTTTGGCGACGGGGGCCAGAGGCTACCTGAACGCCCTCAACCTGTCCTGGGCGCTGCTCACGGTGCTCCAGCTCGGCCTGCAGAACTACTTCATCATCGAAGGCCTCAATCGGGAGCCCTTTCACGTGATGCAGGAAGCAGCTCTGCACACCAATGCCCACGCCTACACAGAGATGAGTAACAGATCCACCTACCGACTGACTTCAACTAAAAATAAGCTAAACTGGAAGAGGAGAATACTGAAGGAGGTCTCTGCCTTTCTGCTGCTTGCTAACATCATT CTGTGGATCATGCCTGCCTTCGGTGCCCGTCCCCAGTTTGATCATCCCACCGAGATAAAGTTCTACAAATTCACCATGTGGGCTGCTATCGTCAATATTGGCCTTCCTTTTGGAATCTTCTACCGCATGCACTCTGTCGCCAGTCTCTTTGAGGTGTACTTGTTTTCTTAG
- the LOC132995605 gene encoding uncharacterized protein LOC132995605 yields MLTENRKRQRSGGDEETGHLVPQAKRQSRGHPLSPEPGRDAWDSESSNSESSSSISSPEHAAGSCSSRCAVGPCSPLSASDPSELSRSTNPVSYQQINRILKHAHFQSLHSRGHVRDT; encoded by the exons ATGTTGACTGAAAACAG GAAACGGCAGCGCAGTGGCGGTGATGAGGAGACGGGCCACCTGGTGCCACAAGCCAAAAGGCAGAGCAGAGGTCACCCTCTGTCCCCTGAGCCAGGCCGGGATGCCTGGGACTCTGAG TCATCCAAcagtgagagcagcagcagcataagCAGTCCAGAACATGCGGCTGGGAGCTGTAGCAGTCGCTGCGCTGTTGGCCCCTGCAGTCCTCTCAGCGCCAGTGACCCCTCAGAACTGTCCCGCTCCACAAACCCGGTGTCCTACCAACAGATCAACCGCATCCTGAAGCACGCCCACTTCCAGAGCCTGCATAGCAGAGGTCATGTCAGAGACACATGA
- the LOC132954552 gene encoding proton channel OTOP2-like isoform X1, whose protein sequence is MRTVAQKMLRTCNKFFSRKTPNDVVEGHPSNIETAAHMDNIQHLASPSHQPNLEAAREHVHHVEAVLERAHHGGGWLLSGIICINILILGCALVSGSAFNSVAITAVHRQIFLIVLLLLTMLWMLFYTAVTSRMDQAIVFKDSHAGPVWLRGGFLVFGLLSLLMDIFKIATYAGYLHCDSAVKVAFPVVQAVFLIVQTFFLWTHAKDCVQLHTNFTRCGLTLTLSTNLVVWMAAVTEESLHQTEIPDLYVNVSHKMYRANYGDKCKCSHSACDTFKEAFYYLYPFNIEYSLFASALAYVMWKNVGRLVEDHSHPRVKFRPKEVCFGPLTGILLVVAGLVTFIMYEVDILTEDEEKRNLALLIHFVMNIVIVSLMSLATVIGCIVYRLDHREHVSEKNPTRSLDVGLLVGSSIGQFIISYFSIVALLATGARGYLNALNLSWALLTVLQLGLQNYFIIEGLNREPFHVMQEAALHTNAHAYTEMSNRSTYRLTSTKNKLNWKRRILKEVSAFLLLANIILWIMPAFGARPQFDHPTEIKFYKFTMWAAIVNIGLPFGIFYRMHSVASLFEVYLFS, encoded by the exons ATGAGAACTGTAGCTCAAAAGATGCTCCGGACCTGCAACAAATTTTTCTCTAG aaaaacacctAACGATGTCGTGGAGGGGCATCCGTCTAACATTGAGACTGCAGCACATATGGACAACATCCAACATTTGGCCAGTCCTTCACATCAACCCAATCTGGAGGCAGCTAGAGAGCACGTTCACCATGTGGAGGCAGTATTGGAGAGGGCGCATCATGGGGGTGGATGGCTTCTGTCTGGCATCATCTGCATCAACATCCTGATCCTGGGCTGTGCTCTGGTCAGCGGCAGTGCCTTCAACAGTGTGGCCATTACTGCTGTGCACAGGCAAATCTTCCTCatcgttctcctcctcctcacaatGCTGTGGATGCTGTTTTACACGGCCGTCACCTCTCGGATGGACCAAGCCATCGTGTTCAAAGATAGCCATGCTGGCCCCGTGTGGCTCCGAG GTGGATTTTTGGTGTTTGGGCTTCTCAGTCTCCTAATGGACATCTTCAAGATTGCCACCTATGCGGGGTACCTTCACTGTGACTCTGCTGTGAAAGTGGCCTTCCCTGTTGTGCAAGCAGTGTTTTTGATTGTGCAG acCTTCTTCTTGTGGACTCATGCAAAGGACTGTGTACAGCTGCACACCAATTTCACGAG GTGTGGACTCACTCTTACGCTTTCAACAAACCTGGTGGTGTGGATGGCAGCCGTGACAGAGGAATCGCTTCACCAAACAGAGATTCCTGACCTGTATGTAAATGTCTCACACAAGATGTACAGAG CCAACTATGGTGACAAGTGTAAATGCAGCCACTCTGCGTGTGACACCTTCAAAGAGGCCTTCTACTACCTGTACCCCTTCAACATAGAGTACAGCCTCTTTGCTTCGGCGTTGGCCTACGTCATGTGGAAAAACGTCGGCCGACTTGTTGAGGACCACAGCCACCCTCGTGTCAAATTTCGTCCCAAGGAGGTGTGTTTCGGACCTTTGACGGGAATCCTCCTGGTGGTCGCAGGACTTGTAACATTCATAATGTATGAGGTGGACATCCTAACAGAGGACGAGGAGAAAAGAAACTTGGCTCTTCTCATTCATTTTGTCATGAATATAGTGATAGTGAGTCTGATGTCCCTCGCCACCGTGATCGGCTGCATCGTCTACAGGCTGGACCACAGGGAGCACGTGTCGGAGAAGAACCCCACTCGCAGCCTGGACGTGGGGCTGCTGGTCGGGTCCTCGATCGGCCAGTTCATCATCAGCTACTTCAGCATCGTGGCCCTTTTGGCGACGGGGGCCAGAGGCTACCTGAACGCCCTCAACCTGTCCTGGGCGCTGCTCACGGTGCTCCAGCTCGGCCTGCAGAACTACTTCATCATCGAAGGCCTCAATCGGGAGCCCTTTCACGTGATGCAGGAAGCAGCTCTGCACACCAATGCCCACGCCTACACAGAGATGAGTAACAGATCCACCTACCGACTGACTTCAACTAAAAATAAGCTAAACTGGAAGAGGAGAATACTGAAGGAGGTCTCTGCCTTTCTGCTGCTTGCTAACATCATT CTGTGGATCATGCCTGCCTTCGGTGCCCGTCCCCAGTTTGATCATCCCACCGAGATAAAGTTCTACAAATTCACCATGTGGGCTGCTATCGTCAATATTGGCCTTCCTTTTGGAATCTTCTACCGCATGCACTCTGTCGCCAGTCTCTTTGAGGTGTACTTGTTTTCTTAG
- the hid1a gene encoding protein HID1, giving the protein MGSTDSKLNFRKAVIQLTTKTQPVEATDDAFWDQFWADTTTTVQDVFALVPAAEIRAVREESPSNLATLCYKAVEKLVQGAESGCPTEREKQVILNSTRILTRILPYIFEDQDWRGFFWSTVPGAGRAGTDEMDDDDGARPLAESLLLAIADLFFCPDFTVHSHRRGPDSVENMQSIDSCEYIWEAGVGFAQSPPLNYIHDLNRTELLRLLLTCFSEAMYLPPTTDTGVLNPWVTFFCSTENRHALPLFTSLLNVVCAYDPVGYGIPYNHLLFSDYREQLVEQAVQILIVTLEHDGGVPHRPPSPSSMEEQESTGPENLFVNYLSRIHREEDFDFILKGLARLLTNPLTQTYLPNSTKKIQFHQELLVLFWKLCDFNKKFLFFVLKSSDVLDILVPILFYLNDARADQSRVGLMHIGVFILLLLSGERNFGVRLNKPYSVHVPMDIPVFTGTHADLLIVVFHKIVTTGHQRLQPLFDCLLTIIVNVSPYLKSLSMVAANKLLHLLEAFSTSWFLFSAAQNHHLVFFLLEAFNNIIQYQFDGNCNLVYAIIRKRNVFHQLANLPSDPGSIQKALQRKRKSPDVISRTSSQETVSMEGSHPAVPAEPGTLKTSLVAIPAIDKLTEKSQVSEDGTMVSVPKIDSLQAAHPDQSAAAGTSDTESNSGRDNEDVFYTEAEMERRRLSSASSTSFWAPTPEWVHSWKCKLPLQTIMRLLQVLVPQVEKICIDKGLTDESEILKFLQHGTLVGLLPVPHPILIRKYQANAGTAMWFRTYMWGVVYLRNVDPPIWYDTDVRLFEIQRM; this is encoded by the exons ATGGGCAGCACCGACTCAAAACTGAACTTCAGGAAAGCAGTGATTCAGCTGACAACCAAAACACAG CCAGTGGAAGCCACAGACGATGCCTTCTGGGACCAGTTCTGGGCAGACACCACCACTACGGTCCAGGATGTTTTTGCATTGGTGCCAGCTGCAGAGATAAGAGCTGTTCGAGAGGAGTCTCCCTCAAATTTAGCAACCCTCTGCTATAAG GCTGTCGAGAAGCTTGTACAGGGTGCAGAGTCCGGTTGCCCAACCGAGAGGGAGAAGCAGGTGATCCTGAACAGCACTCGTATCCTTACCCGCATCCTTCCTTACATCTTTGAGGACCAGGACTGGAGGGGATTCTTCTGGTCCACGGTGCCTGGAGCTGGGCGGGCTGGG ACTGATGAGATGGACGACGACGATGGAGCTCGACCGTTGGCTGAGTCGCTGCTTCTGGCTATCGCTGACCTGTTCTTCTGCCCTGACTTCACAGTGCACAGTCATAGGAGAGGCCCT GACTCAGTGGAGAACATGCAGTCTATAGACAGCTGTGAGTACATCTGGGAGGCAGGTGTAGGCTTTGCACAGTCTCCACCTCTTAACTACATCCATGATCTGAATAG GACAGAGTTGCTGAGGTTGTTACTAACCTGCTTCTCTGAGGCCATGTACCTGCCCCCTACAACGGACACAGGCGTCCTCAACCCTTGGGTGACATTCTTCTGCTCCACAGAGAATAG ACACGCTCTGCCTCTGTTTACCTCGCTGCTCAATGTGGTGTGTGCCTATGATCCGGTGGGCTACGGCATCCCGTACAACCACCTGCTCTTCTCAGACTACCGGGAGCAGCTGGTGGAGCAGGCTGTACAGATCCTCATTGTGACGCTGGAGCATGACGGAGGGGTTCCCCACCGCCCTCCATCCCCGTCCAGCATGGAGGAACAAGAG TCTACAGGCCCTGAAAACCTATTTGTGAATTACTTGTCAAGGATTCACAGGGAGGAG GACTTTGACTTCATATTGAAAGGCCTTGCTCGTCTGCTGACCAACCCTCTGACCCAGACCTACCTGCCCAACTCTACCAAGAAGATCCAGTTCCACCAAGAGCTGTTGGTGCTCTTCTGGAAGCTTTGTGACTTCAACAAG AAGTTCCTGTTTTTTGTCCTGAAAAGTAGCGATGTGCTGGATATTCTGGTTCCTATACTCTTCTACCTGAATGATGCCAGAGCTGATCAGT CCCGTGTAGGACTCATGCACATCGGTGTGTTTATTTTGCTGCTGCTGAGCGGCGAGAGGAACTTTGGCGTCCGTTTGAATAAACCCTACTCCGTCCATGTGCCCATGGACATCCCAGTGTTCACAGGCACTCATGCTGACCTGCTTATAGTG GTGTTCCACAAGATCGTCACCACAGGCCACCAGCGGCTGCAGCCTCTGTTTGACTGCCTGCTCACAATCATTGTAAATG TCTCTCCATATTTAAAGAGCCTCTCCATGGTGGCAGCCAATAAACTGCTCCACCTGCTGGAAGCCTTCTCCACCAGCTGGTTCCTGTTCTCTGCAGCCCAGAATCATCACCTTGTATTCTTCCTTCTTGAGGCGTTCAACAATATTATCCAGTACCAGTTTGACG GAAACTGCAACTTAGTGTACGCCATCATCCGTAAACGCAACGTTTTCCACCAGTTGGCAAACCTGCCGTCCGATCCGGGTTCCATCCAGAAGGCCttacagagaaagaggaagtcTCCAGATGTGATTTCTCGCACCAGCTCCCAGGAGACCGTGTCCATGGAGGGTTCTCACCCTGCTGTGCCGGCAGAGCCCGGGACACTGAAGACCAGTCTGGTCGCTATACCAG ctaTAGACAAACTGACTGAGAAGTCCCAGGTATCAGAAGATGGCACCATGGTGTCAGTTCCAAAGATAGACTCCCTACAGGCAGCCCACCCAGACCAGAGTGCAGCTGCTGGAACCAGTGACACCGAGTCAAACTCAGGCAGAGACAATGAA GACGTTTTCTACACTGAAGCAGAAATGGAGAGAAGGCGTTTGTCAAGTGCGTCTTCAACATCGTTTTGGGCTCCCACACCAGAATGG GTCCACTCCTGGAAGTGTAAACTCCCCCTGCAGACTATCATGCGACTTCTGCAAGTGCTAGTCCCCCAGGTGGAAAAGATCTGCATCGACAA GGGTCTGACGGATGAATCAGAGATCCTGAAGTTTCTCCAGCACGGCACATTAGTGGGCCTGCTGCCAGTTCCTCACCCCATCCTCATCAGAAAGTATCAAGCCAACGCAGGCACTGCCATGTGGTTCCGTACCTACATGTGGGGTGTTGTGTATTTGCG CAATGTGGACCCTCCTATCTGGTACGACACTGACGTCCGCCTTTTTGAGATTCAGAGGATGTAA